A genomic region of Pseudoalteromonas piscicida contains the following coding sequences:
- the pseI gene encoding pseudaminic acid synthase: protein MTFQSSFKIDGRVIGHDRPCYVIAEMSANHGQCLIKAKELVHAAYESGADAIKLQTYTADTLTMDCKLPHFEATGPWKGQYLHDLYKTAYMPWDFHAELFELAAKLGLTCFSSPFDKTAVDLLSQLDAPAYKIASPELIDHQLIRDVAATGKPVIMSTGGATLPEIAEAVKVAEEAGVTELGLMKCTSTYPAPAETINLRTIPHMREAFKCPVGLSDHTLGNDVPLASVAVGACMIEKHFVLDKSDNTADSFFSMTPDELKALVHGVRQIEKAMGEVNYPTEASKARRCVYIIKDIKSGERLTTEHLRQMRPGGGEIMPKELPSLIGRSVNRDLRCGEQLAWSDLS from the coding sequence ATGACATTTCAATCCAGTTTTAAAATCGATGGTAGGGTGATAGGACACGATCGCCCTTGTTATGTTATTGCTGAAATGTCGGCAAACCATGGGCAGTGCTTAATCAAAGCGAAAGAATTAGTGCATGCGGCATATGAATCCGGCGCTGATGCAATTAAATTGCAAACCTATACAGCAGACACCTTAACAATGGACTGCAAACTGCCGCATTTTGAAGCCACGGGACCTTGGAAAGGTCAGTATCTTCACGATTTATACAAAACAGCTTACATGCCATGGGATTTTCATGCTGAGCTTTTCGAACTAGCCGCTAAACTTGGCTTGACATGTTTCTCATCGCCATTCGATAAAACCGCAGTAGATTTATTGAGCCAGCTGGATGCACCAGCATATAAAATTGCTTCACCAGAATTGATCGATCATCAGCTGATCCGAGATGTCGCCGCAACAGGCAAGCCTGTAATAATGTCTACCGGGGGCGCGACGCTACCAGAAATAGCTGAAGCAGTAAAAGTAGCTGAAGAGGCGGGTGTAACTGAGCTTGGGCTAATGAAATGTACGAGTACCTATCCAGCCCCTGCTGAGACGATCAATTTACGCACAATTCCACATATGAGAGAAGCGTTTAAATGTCCTGTGGGGTTATCCGATCATACGCTTGGCAATGATGTACCTCTGGCATCAGTTGCGGTAGGGGCATGCATGATAGAAAAGCACTTTGTGCTCGATAAAAGTGACAACACCGCGGATAGCTTTTTTTCAATGACACCAGATGAATTAAAGGCGCTAGTCCATGGCGTTAGACAGATTGAAAAAGCGATGGGTGAGGTTAATTATCCTACTGAAGCGTCAAAAGCTCGTCGCTGTGTCTACATTATAAAAGATATTAAATCAGGTGAACGTCTGACTACTGAACATCTAAGGCAGATGCGACCCGGCGGCGGTGAAATTATGCCAAAAGAGCTGCCGAGCTTAATAGGCCGGTCAGTGAA